GGTGCAGAAGGACGCGGTGATTGCGTTGGCGGCCGAGGCGGGGCTGCGTCACGCGACGGTGCTGGTGGACCACGAGCACTTGCCGCGTGTGTTGGTGGCGGACACGCCGTAGTGTTTCGTAGGGTGGGTGGAGCGAGTCGGCGAGCGCAACCCACCGGGGGACTCAAGAAAGTTGGTAGCGCCCGGTGGGTTGCGCTGCATTGCACACAGCAGCCCGGCGGACCGGGCAGTTGTGTGGCACCCGAACGCAGCGTGCGCGCTTATTCCGGGGGCGGCTGATGCGTGGGGGGTGGGCCGGTATAGGTGTTGCCGTAGGCGCGGGCGATGATGAAGGCGAGGTAGGCGGAGAAGGCGATGAAGATGACGGATGCCATATCGCCAAAGAGCCAGTTGATCGCGTGGTTGGCATCGGGTTTGAAGTTGGGGTCTTGCCACTTGATGACGAACATGTGGCGGTAGACGTAGGCGACGAGTCCGGTGACGGCGGAGAGGAGGACCGCGACGAGCCCGACGCGGGGGGCGGGGCGCTTGCCGGCGAGCCGCATCGCGCCGCCGATGATGACGCCGGTGAGGATCGGCGCGAGCCACTGGTTGCCGTTCATCTTGGTATAGGTGAGTCCCCACAGGAAGAACGCGAGGAACGCGCCGACGACGCCGGCGGCGTAGGGGAGCCAGATCGGCAGGCCCTGTTTCTTAGCTTGTTCGCCTTCGTCGACGTAGGGCATCTTCGGGTCTCCGGTGGGGCGGGGTGTTGCGGATTACTTCGCGTCTTCGTTGGTGATCTGGATGAGGGTATCGAGCGCCTGCTTTGCGCTGCCGTCGTCGAGGGCGGCGAAGGCGAGTTGGAGCCCATCGGCCAGGTCGTCGGCGACACCGGCGACGACCAGCGCGGCGGCGGCGTTCAAGGCGACGATCTCGCGCGCGGCACTGCCGCCGCCGGCGAGGACATCCGCGATGATCTTCGCGCTCTGCTCGGGGCCCTCGGCACGCAGCGCGGAGGGGTGGCCCAGCGAGAGGTCGAGCTCGGTGGGGTCGAGCTCGTTGGTGATGATGCGGCCGCCCAGCAGGGTGGTGACGCGCGACGGGCCGCAGGTGGAGAGCTCGTCGAGGGCGTCGGCGTGGGTGCCGTCGGCGTCGGGGATGCTGCCGTGGACGACCATGGCGTGGATCGCGCCCAGCCGGTGCAGGACCTTGGCGATGAGGTCGGTGAGCTGGGGCCGGAAGACGCCCATGACCTGGCGCTGCGCCCCGGCCGGGTTGGTGAGCGGGCCCACGAGGTTGAAGAGGGTGCGGAAGCCGAGGTCGGCGCGGACGGGGCCGGCGTGTTTCATGGCGGGGTGGTGCTGGGGGGCGAAGCAGAAGCAGATG
The sequence above is a segment of the Phycisphaeraceae bacterium D3-23 genome. Coding sequences within it:
- the trpD gene encoding anthranilate phosphoribosyltransferase, which gives rise to MKPLLAQLVDGQPLSETQAIDAFDQIMSGKAQPTQTAALLALIAQRGATVDELVGAATVMRRKAANVAVPKGLTAIDTCGTGGDHAGTFNISTAAAIVAAGAGRPMNICVAKHGNKSVTSKSGSSQVLSALGVHLTADGDTLTRCLSEAGICFCFAPQHHPAMKHAGPVRADLGFRTLFNLVGPLTNPAGAQRQVMGVFRPQLTDLIAKVLHRLGAIHAMVVHGSIPDADGTHADALDELSTCGPSRVTTLLGGRIITNELDPTELDLSLGHPSALRAEGPEQSAKIIADVLAGGGSAAREIVALNAAAALVVAGVADDLADGLQLAFAALDDGSAKQALDTLIQITNEDAK